The following proteins are co-located in the Nonlabens ponticola genome:
- the bioA gene encoding adenosylmethionine--8-amino-7-oxononanoate transaminase: protein MTKEQLLKIDAQNIWHPLTQHKTAAAPLPIARAEGNYLIDHNGKKHLDAISSWYTCSYGHVNPVLTNALKEQVDQLHHVVFAGMTHEPAARLSEKLLNILPYNQSKLFFSENGSTSVEIAIKMAFQYHFNRGEKRNVVLALENGFHGDTFGAMSASGLSVYNGPFEDLLIKVERIPAPTSNNIEEVLEEAARIFEEHQVSSFIYEPLVQGAAAMQLNDPQALCRLLRLCQEYGVVTIADEVMTGFGKTGTYFASDHVLNKPDIMCLSKALTGGIMPMAITSCSQEIYDAFLDDDTSRGFFHGHTYSGNPLGCAVAAAAIDLLTSDEIQHQLKAIVKAHQLFKSRLLEHDQVESVRTCGVILAFDLVGEISRYGDERNAIFQWFWNKEIFLRPLGRTIYIVPPFTTTAVELQQVYEVMIEFLDQR, encoded by the coding sequence ATGACTAAAGAGCAGCTACTTAAGATTGATGCTCAAAATATCTGGCATCCATTAACGCAACATAAAACCGCTGCAGCGCCTTTACCTATTGCACGAGCAGAAGGTAATTACCTGATCGATCATAACGGCAAGAAACACCTTGATGCTATATCTAGCTGGTACACTTGTAGTTACGGTCATGTAAATCCTGTGCTCACAAATGCTCTTAAAGAACAGGTTGATCAATTACATCACGTGGTTTTTGCAGGAATGACACATGAACCAGCGGCACGTCTGTCAGAAAAGCTGCTTAATATTCTACCTTATAATCAGTCAAAATTGTTCTTTTCTGAAAATGGCTCGACCAGTGTTGAGATTGCGATCAAGATGGCGTTTCAATATCATTTTAATCGTGGTGAGAAACGCAATGTTGTTTTAGCCTTAGAAAATGGTTTTCACGGCGATACGTTTGGTGCGATGAGTGCCTCTGGATTGTCGGTTTATAATGGACCTTTTGAGGATTTGCTTATTAAAGTTGAGCGCATTCCAGCACCAACTTCTAACAATATTGAAGAGGTTCTGGAAGAAGCAGCAAGAATTTTTGAAGAGCATCAGGTTTCCAGTTTCATTTATGAACCGCTGGTACAAGGCGCTGCCGCGATGCAGTTAAACGATCCGCAGGCTTTGTGCAGATTGTTGAGATTGTGTCAAGAATATGGAGTGGTTACCATTGCCGATGAGGTGATGACCGGATTTGGTAAAACAGGAACTTATTTTGCCAGTGATCACGTGCTCAACAAACCAGACATTATGTGCTTATCCAAGGCATTGACTGGTGGCATTATGCCCATGGCAATTACTAGTTGCTCGCAAGAGATTTATGATGCTTTTCTAGACGATGATACCAGTCGTGGATTTTTTCATGGTCACACCTATTCTGGGAATCCGTTGGGATGCGCAGTCGCAGCCGCTGCGATTGATTTATTGACTAGCGATGAGATCCAGCACCAACTCAAAGCTATAGTCAAGGCTCACCAGCTTTTTAAGTCAAGACTGTTGGAGCATGATCAAGTTGAATCAGTACGTACCTGCGGTGTGATTCTCGCCTTTGATCTTGTTGGTGAAATATCGCGCTATGGCGATGAGCGCAATGCGATATTTCAATGGTTTTGGAATAAGGAGATCTTCTTGAGACCGTTGGGAAGAACTATATACATCGTACCACCATTTACTACCACTGCGGTAGAGTTGCAGCAAGTGTATGAAGTGATGATAGAGTTTCTGGATCAGCGGTAA
- a CDS encoding beta-ketoacyl synthase N-terminal-like domain-containing protein yields MLLENPIYIHDTALVSPLGDTGFDSHQTNFAQQDDVLVGRIDDQFKQELEVLVKKHPKYRNLDRSTLLAILAARKLQITDAQTAVNIGSSRGATGIWEDAYSSFRESGTTPTQTSPLTTLGNLSSWVAQDLGTIGTAFSHSITCATASHAVLNAIAWLNAGMATSFIAGGAEAPLTDFTIKQMQALRIYSQQSAEFPCRALDQNKNQNMMILGEAAACLLLSKKPVKGGIKIIGYGTSIEKLQSATSSSAEGIGFRQSMKAAMGELPKESVDTIITHAPGTIMGDNSELAAIRAVYGDNHPRLCNNKWQLGHSLGASAAVSLVMAASMLDRGVFHSIPYLEERVINPRNTNTDPKQIMVNASGFGGNCVSILLEKSQH; encoded by the coding sequence ATGCTGCTAGAAAATCCTATTTACATTCATGATACGGCGCTGGTTTCACCATTGGGCGATACTGGTTTTGATTCTCATCAAACCAATTTTGCACAGCAAGATGATGTTCTGGTAGGTCGTATCGATGATCAATTTAAACAAGAACTTGAGGTGCTTGTCAAAAAACATCCTAAGTATCGCAATCTCGACAGATCTACGTTGCTCGCTATTCTAGCCGCTAGAAAGTTGCAGATTACTGATGCACAAACGGCGGTAAATATAGGTAGCAGTCGTGGTGCAACGGGAATTTGGGAAGATGCGTATAGTAGCTTTCGCGAAAGCGGAACAACACCAACGCAAACCTCACCACTAACAACATTAGGAAATTTAAGTAGCTGGGTTGCACAGGATTTAGGAACTATAGGAACCGCTTTTTCCCACAGTATCACGTGCGCCACCGCTTCACACGCAGTGCTTAATGCTATCGCGTGGTTAAACGCAGGAATGGCAACCAGCTTTATCGCCGGTGGTGCAGAGGCGCCGCTTACTGATTTCACTATTAAACAGATGCAGGCGTTGCGTATCTATTCCCAACAATCTGCCGAGTTTCCTTGCCGTGCCTTGGATCAAAATAAGAATCAAAACATGATGATTCTAGGCGAGGCAGCGGCGTGTTTACTGTTGTCAAAAAAGCCTGTCAAAGGTGGTATCAAAATTATAGGATATGGTACCTCTATTGAGAAGTTACAATCAGCAACCTCAAGTAGTGCCGAAGGAATAGGATTCCGGCAATCAATGAAAGCCGCGATGGGTGAGTTGCCTAAAGAATCTGTCGATACTATAATCACGCACGCGCCCGGAACTATCATGGGCGATAATTCTGAACTTGCTGCGATACGAGCTGTTTACGGCGATAATCATCCTAGATTATGTAATAATAAATGGCAACTAGGTCACTCGTTAGGTGCCAGTGCCGCGGTAAGCCTGGTTATGGCTGCAAGTATGCTAGATAGAGGTGTTTTTCATTCAATTCCTTATCTTGAAGAACGAGTGATTAATCCTAGAAACACGAATACTGATCCTAAACAGATTATGGTAAACGCAAGCGGTTTCGGTGGGAATTGCGTGAGCATCTTGCTGGAAAAAAGCCAACATTAA
- the bioB gene encoding biotin synthase BioB, which produces MQTRHDWTKEEILEIYNKPIMELLYDAATVHREYHNPNQVQVSTLLSIKTGGCPEDCGYCPQAARYHTDIEGNDLMSVQQVKAQALRAKSSGSSRVCMGAAWRNVKDGPEFDQVLEMVRTINKLDMEVCCTLGMITENQAHRLAEAGLYAYNHNLDSSEEYYKEVISTRGYQDRLDTIDNVRKTNVTVCSGGIIGMGENVEDRAGMLVALASLSPQPESTPINALVAVEGTPLEEQQPVSIWEMIRMVATTRIVMPQTQVRLSAGRTSMSREGQAMCFFAGANSIFAGDKLLTTPNPDVNEDMEMFKMLGLEPMKPFVKKAQPETVEEQYSKYKDQGEKPRWTRPEHKIERNEQAKEAAKAKV; this is translated from the coding sequence ATGCAAACTAGACACGACTGGACTAAAGAAGAGATACTAGAGATTTACAACAAGCCAATTATGGAGTTGTTGTATGATGCCGCGACCGTGCATCGTGAGTATCACAATCCTAATCAGGTTCAGGTTTCTACCTTGCTTTCTATCAAGACAGGTGGTTGTCCAGAAGATTGCGGTTACTGCCCACAGGCGGCGCGTTATCACACAGATATTGAAGGGAACGATTTGATGAGTGTGCAACAGGTAAAAGCACAAGCGTTGCGCGCAAAATCAAGCGGTAGTTCCAGAGTTTGTATGGGTGCTGCATGGCGTAATGTTAAGGATGGACCAGAGTTTGATCAGGTGCTAGAAATGGTACGCACGATCAACAAACTGGACATGGAAGTGTGTTGTACGCTAGGAATGATCACAGAAAATCAAGCGCACAGACTTGCCGAGGCTGGACTGTACGCTTACAATCATAACCTTGACAGTAGCGAGGAATATTATAAAGAAGTGATCTCGACTAGAGGTTATCAAGATCGATTAGACACGATTGACAACGTGCGCAAAACCAATGTCACTGTCTGTAGCGGTGGAATTATAGGAATGGGTGAGAATGTAGAAGATCGCGCTGGCATGCTGGTCGCGCTGGCTAGTTTGAGTCCTCAACCTGAAAGTACACCTATCAATGCGCTTGTTGCTGTAGAAGGCACACCACTAGAGGAGCAGCAACCAGTTTCTATTTGGGAAATGATACGCATGGTGGCCACTACTAGAATTGTAATGCCACAGACTCAGGTACGTTTAAGTGCTGGTAGAACGAGTATGAGTAGAGAAGGACAGGCAATGTGCTTTTTTGCTGGTGCTAACTCCATATTTGCAGGAGACAAATTGCTTACCACACCTAATCCAGATGTAAATGAGGACATGGAGATGTTCAAGATGTTAGGACTGGAGCCTATGAAGCCTTTTGTCAAGAAGGCACAACCAGAAACGGTTGAAGAGCAATACAGCAAGTACAAGGATCAAGGCGAGAAGCCACGCTGGACACGACCTGAACATAAGATCGAGCGCAATGAGCAGGCAAAGGAAGCTGCCAAGGCAAAAGTGTAG
- a CDS encoding cupin-like domain-containing protein has protein sequence MSQLNLKEIPRFKTLAREEFIKNYLKPQKPVVIEQLTSDWPAYEKWNLEYINSIAGDKTVPLYDDRPVKHDEGFNQAHAEMKMSEYIDLLKKGPTNFRIFLYNIMKEVPSLQTDFKYPDLGMKLIKGLPMMFFGGTDSKVFMHYDIDFTNILHFHFHGKKRCIILAPDQSKFMYKVPNALITREDIDFSNPDLEKWPALKQAQGHVCELNHGEMLYMPEGYWHYMHYLTPGFSISLRSYPRKIKNLSKALYNIMIMRHYDNLMRRLKGQDWIDYKNEQAIERTHKKLGIF, from the coding sequence ATGAGCCAGTTGAACTTAAAAGAAATACCTAGATTCAAGACACTTGCACGAGAAGAGTTTATCAAGAACTACCTCAAGCCGCAAAAGCCTGTGGTTATTGAGCAATTGACGTCTGACTGGCCAGCTTATGAAAAGTGGAACCTAGAATACATCAACAGTATTGCTGGAGATAAAACAGTACCGTTGTACGATGATCGACCAGTAAAACATGATGAGGGCTTTAATCAAGCACATGCAGAAATGAAGATGAGTGAGTACATCGATCTGCTCAAGAAAGGACCCACCAACTTTAGGATCTTTTTGTATAATATCATGAAAGAGGTGCCTTCTCTTCAAACAGACTTTAAATATCCCGACCTGGGCATGAAGCTGATTAAAGGCTTGCCAATGATGTTTTTTGGTGGAACAGACAGTAAAGTGTTCATGCACTATGATATCGATTTCACCAACATCCTGCACTTTCACTTTCATGGTAAAAAGCGCTGCATAATTCTAGCACCAGATCAATCTAAGTTTATGTATAAAGTTCCCAATGCACTGATCACGCGTGAGGATATTGACTTTAGCAATCCAGACTTAGAGAAATGGCCAGCACTAAAACAAGCCCAAGGACATGTATGCGAACTCAACCACGGTGAGATGCTTTACATGCCAGAAGGTTACTGGCACTATATGCATTATTTGACGCCAGGTTTTTCTATAAGTCTGCGTTCTTATCCTAGAAAGATTAAAAACTTGAGTAAGGCGCTTTACAATATCATGATCATGCGTCATTATGATAATCTCATGAGACGATTAAAAGGTCAAGATTGGATCGATTATAAAAATGAGCAGGCGATCGAGCGTACGCATAAGAAATTGGGAATTTTTTGA
- a CDS encoding regulatory protein RecX, with translation MQNSQKSYTVETATRALERYCAYQERCHKDVNDKLKKMGMIDDAIDQIIPHLLQHDFLNETRYAQAFARGKFRIKKWGRQRITRELKARGLNKKTIDRGLAEISDDDYRLTFDKLSRKRNQQLTETDKYKRRKKLADYLLYRGWESHLVYAKAKELVP, from the coding sequence GTGCAAAACTCTCAAAAATCATACACCGTAGAAACCGCAACCCGAGCGCTCGAGCGCTACTGCGCCTATCAGGAGCGATGTCATAAAGATGTCAATGACAAGCTTAAGAAGATGGGAATGATTGACGATGCTATTGATCAAATTATTCCACATTTACTGCAACATGATTTCCTCAACGAGACTAGATATGCACAGGCATTTGCACGTGGCAAATTCCGTATTAAGAAATGGGGTCGGCAACGTATTACCCGCGAACTCAAAGCGCGTGGTCTCAACAAGAAAACGATTGATAGAGGTCTCGCAGAAATCTCCGATGATGATTATAGGTTGACCTTTGATAAGCTTTCGCGAAAGCGTAACCAACAACTCACAGAAACCGACAAGTACAAACGCCGTAAGAAGCTCGCAGACTACCTGCTATACCGCGGCTGGGAATCTCATCTGGTTTATGCAAAAGCAAAGGAATTAGTGCCGTGA